The following are encoded in a window of Legionella geestiana genomic DNA:
- the hemA gene encoding glutamyl-tRNA reductase — MVFVACGLNHQTASVNVREQLALSGPARTEWLAHLLSSSDIAEGLVLSTCNRTEIYCETANADALLPWIIQEARLAPGAIAACFYLHTGEAAVRHLLRVASGLDSMMLGEPQILGQIKQAYEEAEHASGIGETLREVFQYVFGACKRVRAQSGIGKNPVSVASAAVHLATRLLPDPKNASAFLIGSGETASLVAKYLRQQGVKRFFVASRTRDHALKLAEQLEGNALTVNDIPRHLAEADVVISATACPLPFIDRPMVEAAILARQHSPMVLLDLAMPRDICPQVAEVEGAHLYNLDDLQQLTEKGMDERRIAAAHAEELVVRELEHFARWHRARRAKSIICSYREKMQSLADVEVERARRKLARGEASLAVFEEFSQRLVNKLTHTPSVGLRQGASDDHQELLTLVQYLYNPLRDLAPHEEIS; from the coding sequence ATGGTTTTCGTTGCCTGTGGCTTAAATCACCAGACTGCGTCTGTGAACGTGCGTGAACAGCTCGCCCTTTCAGGGCCTGCCCGCACTGAATGGCTCGCACACCTTCTCTCCAGTTCCGATATTGCGGAAGGCCTGGTGCTGTCTACCTGTAACCGCACGGAAATCTATTGTGAGACCGCAAACGCTGATGCTCTGCTCCCCTGGATTATCCAGGAAGCGCGGCTTGCGCCCGGAGCCATCGCTGCCTGCTTTTACCTGCACACTGGAGAAGCCGCCGTTCGCCATCTCCTGCGTGTGGCGAGCGGTCTTGACTCCATGATGCTGGGTGAGCCTCAGATTCTCGGTCAAATTAAACAGGCCTATGAAGAAGCTGAGCACGCCAGTGGTATTGGCGAAACGCTGCGTGAAGTGTTTCAGTATGTGTTTGGAGCGTGCAAGCGCGTGCGCGCGCAAAGCGGTATCGGCAAAAATCCGGTATCGGTGGCCTCAGCGGCCGTGCATCTTGCCACCCGCCTGCTTCCAGACCCTAAAAATGCGAGCGCTTTTCTGATTGGTTCAGGAGAAACCGCATCCCTTGTCGCCAAATACCTGCGCCAGCAGGGTGTGAAGCGTTTTTTTGTCGCAAGCCGCACCCGCGACCACGCACTGAAACTTGCAGAACAGCTCGAAGGTAACGCACTGACCGTCAACGACATTCCCCGTCACCTCGCCGAGGCCGATGTGGTGATTTCGGCAACGGCCTGTCCCCTGCCTTTTATTGACCGCCCCATGGTGGAAGCGGCGATACTGGCGCGGCAGCACTCTCCCATGGTGCTGCTTGATCTCGCCATGCCACGAGATATCTGCCCGCAGGTGGCAGAGGTTGAAGGCGCACATCTGTATAACCTCGATGACCTGCAGCAACTCACCGAAAAAGGCATGGATGAACGCAGGATTGCGGCTGCACACGCGGAAGAGCTGGTTGTCCGTGAGCTTGAGCATTTTGCGCGCTGGCACCGCGCCCGACGGGCAAAATCAATTATCTGTTCGTACCGCGAAAAAATGCAGTCTCTGGCAGACGTTGAGGTAGAGCGCGCCCGTCGAAAACTCGCCCGTGGAGAAGCGTCTCTTGCCGTATTTGAAGAATTCAGCCAGCGCCTTGTCAACAAGCTGACCCACACGCCATCGGTGGGCCTGCGGCAGGGAGCATCGGACGATCACCAGGAACTGCTGACGCTGGTTCAGTATCTCTATAATCCTCTGCGAGATTTGGCGCCCCATGAAGAAATCTCTTGA
- the phhA gene encoding phenylalanine 4-monooxygenase yields the protein MEFVSRYVSHTPDSAGFVAYSEAEHHVWSLLYRRLKPLLPGRACESFIKGLSALGLSEDVIPQLPDVSKRLQDTTGWAVEAVPSLISARAFFTLLAAKKFPAATFIRVEEELDYVQEPDIFHELFGHCPMLTDKVYADFVHAYAVRVLSFPEADWPLLQRLFWFTVEFGLIKTQAGLRAFGGGILSSVGETVWCVESDVPLRVCFDPVSAFRMPYRIDEMQKVYFVIDDYEQLYRFVESDIAAYLARARALGEFPPFFPVTPENPNIHILAC from the coding sequence ATGGAATTTGTCAGTCGTTATGTGTCACATACACCGGACAGTGCCGGTTTTGTAGCATACAGTGAGGCCGAGCATCACGTCTGGAGTCTTCTTTATCGGCGTCTCAAACCGCTCTTGCCGGGACGCGCCTGTGAATCGTTCATCAAGGGACTTTCAGCGCTTGGCTTGAGTGAAGACGTTATTCCACAGCTGCCAGACGTCTCGAAGCGTCTTCAGGATACCACAGGGTGGGCGGTTGAAGCCGTGCCGTCACTCATTTCTGCCCGTGCTTTTTTTACGCTGCTTGCCGCGAAAAAATTTCCGGCGGCAACGTTTATCCGCGTGGAAGAAGAACTCGATTATGTGCAGGAACCGGATATTTTTCACGAACTTTTTGGGCATTGCCCGATGCTGACTGACAAAGTTTATGCGGACTTTGTACACGCATATGCCGTCAGAGTGCTAAGCTTTCCCGAGGCGGACTGGCCGCTTTTGCAGCGCCTTTTCTGGTTTACTGTGGAGTTTGGGCTGATTAAAACCCAGGCGGGCCTGCGTGCCTTTGGGGGCGGGATTCTCTCTTCTGTAGGTGAAACAGTGTGGTGTGTGGAAAGCGATGTGCCGCTTCGAGTCTGTTTTGACCCGGTTTCTGCATTTCGCATGCCCTATCGCATTGATGAAATGCAGAAAGTCTATTTTGTGATTGACGATTACGAGCAGCTTTACCGTTTTGTCGAGTCCGACATCGCGGCGTATCTTGCGCGTGCGCGGGCACTCGGTGAGTTTCCGCCGTTTTTCCCGGTAACGCCTGAAAATCCGAATATCCATATACTGGCTTGTTAA
- the prfA gene encoding peptide chain release factor 1: MKKSLENKLYQLLERSEEVGRLLSEPSVISNQDSFRALSKEYAQLEPVAQSFSKWQKACETVDELTRLEAGTDAELAAMAREELSDARAQVEALEETLQWHLVPKNPDDSRNVYLEIRAGTGGDEAAIFAGDLFRMYSRHAETRGWQVEMVSANHGEHGGFKEVIARVSGNDVYSALKFESGAHRVQRVPQTESQGRVHTSACTVAVLPEVEEIDDISINAEDLRIDTYRASGAGGQHVNKTDSAIRITHLPTGVVVECQDERSQHKNRARAMALLKTRLLDAEQSKQREQRAQTRKSLVGSGDRSERIRTYNFPQGRLTDHRINLTLYQLTDVMEGDLKPVLEALQREYHAELLAEHSQHDED; this comes from the coding sequence ATGAAGAAATCTCTTGAAAACAAGCTCTATCAACTCCTTGAGCGGTCTGAGGAAGTGGGTCGCCTGCTCTCGGAGCCTTCCGTTATCAGCAACCAGGACAGTTTCAGGGCGCTTTCAAAAGAGTATGCTCAGCTTGAGCCGGTAGCACAGAGCTTCAGCAAATGGCAAAAGGCCTGTGAAACCGTTGATGAACTCACGCGCCTTGAAGCCGGTACGGATGCTGAACTTGCCGCCATGGCCCGGGAAGAACTCTCTGACGCCCGCGCACAGGTTGAGGCGCTTGAAGAGACCCTGCAATGGCACCTTGTGCCTAAAAATCCTGACGATTCGCGCAACGTGTACCTTGAAATCCGTGCCGGTACGGGTGGTGATGAGGCAGCTATTTTTGCGGGTGATCTATTCCGCATGTACAGCCGCCATGCGGAAACACGTGGCTGGCAGGTGGAAATGGTAAGCGCGAATCACGGTGAGCATGGCGGATTTAAGGAAGTCATCGCACGGGTCAGCGGCAATGATGTCTACTCCGCACTCAAATTTGAATCCGGCGCACACCGCGTGCAGCGCGTTCCACAAACTGAATCACAGGGGCGTGTTCACACATCAGCCTGCACGGTTGCCGTTCTTCCTGAAGTTGAAGAAATTGATGATATCAGCATCAATGCCGAAGACCTTCGCATTGATACCTATCGCGCCTCTGGTGCCGGTGGTCAGCACGTTAATAAAACGGACTCGGCTATTCGTATCACCCACCTGCCAACCGGCGTTGTGGTGGAATGTCAGGATGAGCGCTCACAGCATAAAAACCGCGCACGCGCGATGGCGCTGCTTAAAACACGTCTTCTGGATGCCGAACAGAGCAAGCAGCGTGAACAGCGCGCGCAGACCCGAAAATCCCTGGTCGGCAGCGGCGATCGTTCCGAGCGCATTCGCACGTACAATTTTCCGCAGGGGCGTTTGACCGATCACCGTATCAACCTGACCCTCTACCAGCTCACTGATGTGATGGAAGGCGACCTTAAACCAGTGCTTGAGGCACTCCAGCGCGAATACCACGCCGAACTGCTGGCAGAGCATTCACAGCATGACGAAGACTGA
- a CDS encoding ComF family protein, whose protein sequence is MRFKPASISYWLRLPALCVFCNQYSRSHKGLCAACMKTLQPIGPQCRHCALPLADALFPCCGRCLREKPCFDTVYCAWRYLEPLQSILHAFKYRQALFWSGFLAERILDALPDTMTLPECLVPVPLHRHRLRERGYNQSTLIAQKLAKMLSLPLVHNGCMRLRDTRPQAGTSAASRRVNLQNAFAARPTTFQHIALIDDVLTTGSTASAVAAALKQQGVKRVDVWCCARA, encoded by the coding sequence GTGCGATTTAAGCCCGCCAGTATATCATACTGGCTGCGATTACCTGCTCTTTGTGTTTTTTGTAATCAATATTCCCGGAGCCATAAGGGATTGTGTGCGGCCTGCATGAAAACCCTGCAGCCGATTGGACCTCAGTGTCGCCATTGCGCGCTCCCCCTTGCAGACGCGTTGTTCCCCTGCTGCGGGCGCTGTCTGCGCGAAAAACCCTGCTTTGACACAGTCTACTGTGCGTGGCGCTATTTAGAGCCGCTGCAATCGATTCTACATGCGTTTAAGTACCGTCAGGCGCTGTTCTGGAGCGGCTTTCTCGCAGAACGCATTCTAGACGCCCTGCCTGATACCATGACTCTCCCGGAGTGCCTCGTGCCGGTTCCCCTTCACCGTCACCGCCTGCGTGAACGCGGCTACAACCAATCCACCCTTATCGCGCAAAAACTGGCTAAAATGCTTAGCCTGCCACTGGTGCATAACGGGTGTATGCGTTTGCGTGACACCCGTCCCCAGGCTGGTACGTCCGCCGCGTCACGCCGGGTTAATCTGCAAAATGCGTTTGCGGCACGCCCCACGACGTTTCAGCACATTGCACTTATCGATGATGTACTCACCACCGGGAGTACCGCGAGCGCCGTTGCCGCAGCACTCAAGCAGCAAGGGGTCAAACGGGTCGATGTCTGGTGCTGCGCCCGCGCCTGA
- the bioC gene encoding malonyl-ACP O-methyltransferase BioC — protein sequence MTVTDEICKAFNRGARGYEAAAGIQQEIGRRLIARLDYLKMTPERILDLGCGPGHFSALLRKRYPKARIVGVDIAADMLAQSQKRQGLWRNRWQLVNADMLRLPFAPDTFDLVFANQTVHWAPSLKDVFAEIHRVMRPAGALYFSTLGPDTFREMREAFARADSHAHANTFADMHDVGDALAAVLFEDTVMDMEKIRVRYASADALLQSLKAQGVRNIHPQRNRGLTGSGVFRRFREAYAGLSDTDGKCPLTYEVVYGHAWRGASRKEGHAIETVIPLSSIGRVSRP from the coding sequence ATGACGGTGACTGACGAAATTTGCAAGGCATTTAACCGCGGGGCCCGCGGCTACGAAGCGGCGGCAGGCATTCAGCAGGAAATTGGCCGCCGCCTGATTGCGCGCCTTGATTACCTGAAAATGACGCCTGAGCGTATTCTCGATCTTGGGTGTGGGCCTGGACATTTCAGCGCGCTTTTACGCAAACGCTATCCTAAAGCCCGGATAGTGGGAGTTGATATCGCCGCCGACATGCTCGCGCAGTCACAAAAACGCCAGGGGCTCTGGCGCAACCGCTGGCAGCTTGTGAATGCCGACATGCTGCGGCTTCCCTTTGCACCGGACACCTTTGATCTGGTCTTTGCCAATCAGACGGTGCACTGGGCGCCCTCGTTGAAGGATGTCTTCGCTGAAATACACCGCGTCATGCGCCCCGCAGGCGCGCTGTACTTCTCGACATTAGGCCCTGATACCTTCCGCGAAATGCGCGAAGCCTTCGCGCGCGCTGATTCGCACGCCCACGCCAACACGTTTGCAGACATGCACGATGTCGGTGACGCACTTGCCGCGGTACTCTTTGAAGATACCGTCATGGACATGGAAAAAATCCGGGTTCGATACGCATCAGCAGATGCACTCTTGCAAAGCCTGAAGGCGCAGGGCGTGCGCAACATTCATCCGCAACGGAACAGGGGCCTCACGGGCAGCGGTGTTTTTCGGCGTTTTCGCGAGGCATATGCCGGACTTTCAGATACCGATGGTAAATGCCCGCTGACGTACGAAGTGGTCTACGGACACGCCTGGCGAGGCGCATCCCGCAAAGAGGGGCATGCCATTGAAACGGTGATTCCGCTCTCGAGTATCGGGCGGGTTTCGCGCCCGTGA
- a CDS encoding L,D-transpeptidase, whose protein sequence is MKKIPLVIMTLLLTCSAYAASYFGTALCAYPQYECLRVAPGQSWDRLFPDEEQRDVVQRLNRSYNPLWPGKVIAVPRNLDGMTIFDISPFPLKVKSRGEKQIIVDQEKLAWGAYDSKGNLVKWGPISSGRDKCSDSSRSCRTMTGIFRVFSKENEKCRSNVYPAGRGGAQMPYCMFFHKGYALHGSSDIPGYRASHGCVRMFVQDALWLNHEFVQTSTDQNNHKGTLVVVRPVISVEKR, encoded by the coding sequence ATGAAGAAAATTCCCTTGGTGATAATGACCCTGCTGTTGACCTGTTCGGCCTATGCCGCCAGTTACTTCGGTACAGCATTGTGTGCCTACCCGCAATATGAATGTCTGCGTGTAGCGCCAGGTCAAAGCTGGGACAGGCTCTTTCCCGATGAAGAACAGCGCGATGTCGTGCAGCGCCTTAATCGCAGTTATAACCCGCTGTGGCCGGGTAAAGTTATCGCGGTTCCGCGCAACCTTGATGGCATGACCATTTTTGACATTTCCCCCTTTCCGCTGAAAGTTAAAAGCCGAGGCGAGAAACAAATCATTGTGGACCAGGAGAAACTCGCGTGGGGCGCTTATGATTCGAAGGGTAATCTGGTTAAATGGGGGCCGATTTCTTCTGGCCGCGACAAGTGCTCTGACAGCAGCCGCTCCTGCCGTACCATGACCGGAATTTTTCGGGTCTTCAGTAAAGAAAATGAGAAATGCCGCTCAAACGTATACCCTGCCGGCCGAGGTGGTGCGCAAATGCCGTATTGCATGTTCTTCCATAAAGGCTACGCGCTGCACGGGTCTTCCGACATTCCGGGATATCGCGCGAGCCACGGTTGCGTGCGCATGTTTGTACAGGATGCGCTCTGGCTGAATCATGAATTTGTACAGACCTCAACTGACCAGAACAATCATAAGGGCACGCTGGTTGTGGTGCGTCCAGTTATCAGTGTGGAGAAACGCTAA
- the uvrC gene encoding excinuclease ABC subunit UvrC, with the protein MNEAFSSPELAEQVAHLTSAPGVYRMFDARGVVIYVGKARNLKKRVSSYFNRGPQSPKTRVLVSQIAAIAVDVTRSETEALLLESNLIKSLRPKYNILLRDDKSYPFIAVSMTHAAPAMRVWRGKKKPAKGEFFGPFPNAPAVYETLNMLQKIFKIRNCSDNFFAARKRPCLQYQIKRCSAPCTGMISPEDYRQSVTDALRFLQGKCQQVLEAIESRMEAAVARLAFEEAAILRDQARSLRQIQEQQGMHHRDGDADIIAVEAVPGFACIQLCSARAGQVLGGQHWFPTLPSDPEQSSEALWEEVFEAFVAFYYLDNPERIPAVIITNRAFSARETLENLLTEKAGKRVKIVTKVRGVRARWLDFAVNNLQTAISGHKASQSLMQARYQALAGVLDLDHPPMRMECFDISHTQGEETVASCVVFDANGPLPAEYRRFDIKDIVGGDDYAAMEQVLTRRLRRQKADNALPDMMIVDGGKGQYAVAQRVFEALQIKGVVLLGIAKGPDRRAGFERLILGDAGHEITLPAESPALHLLQHIRDEAHRFAITAHRKKRARQSLHSRLEDIEGIGSARRQSLLRRFGGMRGLLGASVEEIARVKGIGPLLAGKIWEFLHPDRESPQVLSD; encoded by the coding sequence ATGAACGAGGCCTTTTCTTCCCCGGAGCTTGCCGAACAGGTTGCTCACCTGACCAGCGCACCAGGCGTCTACCGTATGTTTGACGCCCGGGGAGTGGTGATTTATGTCGGCAAGGCGCGCAACCTCAAAAAACGCGTTTCCAGTTATTTTAACCGTGGTCCGCAAAGCCCTAAAACACGGGTGCTGGTGAGTCAGATAGCCGCTATCGCTGTCGATGTGACCCGCAGCGAAACGGAGGCACTCCTTCTGGAGAGTAACCTCATCAAGTCGCTGCGCCCTAAATACAATATTTTGTTGCGGGATGATAAATCCTATCCCTTTATCGCTGTCAGCATGACCCATGCGGCACCCGCCATGCGCGTCTGGCGCGGCAAGAAAAAACCGGCAAAAGGCGAGTTTTTTGGCCCGTTTCCCAATGCGCCGGCAGTCTATGAAACCCTGAACATGCTGCAGAAAATTTTTAAAATCCGCAACTGCAGCGACAACTTTTTCGCGGCCCGAAAGCGCCCCTGTCTGCAATACCAGATTAAACGCTGCAGCGCGCCCTGTACCGGGATGATATCGCCTGAAGACTACCGGCAGTCGGTCACGGATGCGCTGCGCTTTTTACAGGGAAAATGTCAGCAGGTACTCGAAGCCATCGAATCGCGCATGGAAGCGGCCGTGGCACGCCTCGCGTTTGAAGAAGCGGCCATACTGCGCGACCAGGCCCGCAGCCTGCGCCAGATTCAAGAGCAGCAGGGCATGCATCACCGTGACGGGGATGCCGACATTATTGCAGTCGAAGCGGTCCCGGGATTTGCCTGTATTCAGCTCTGCTCGGCGCGTGCAGGCCAGGTGCTTGGCGGTCAGCACTGGTTTCCAACCCTTCCCTCAGACCCGGAACAATCTTCTGAGGCGCTCTGGGAAGAGGTCTTTGAAGCGTTTGTGGCATTTTATTATCTCGATAATCCAGAGCGCATACCCGCTGTTATTATCACCAACCGCGCGTTTTCAGCGCGCGAAACGCTTGAAAACCTGCTGACGGAGAAGGCGGGAAAGAGGGTTAAAATTGTCACGAAAGTGCGCGGCGTGCGGGCACGCTGGCTGGATTTTGCCGTTAATAACCTGCAAACGGCCATTTCTGGCCACAAGGCTTCGCAAAGTCTGATGCAGGCGCGCTACCAGGCGCTTGCAGGCGTGCTCGATTTAGACCACCCGCCCATGCGCATGGAGTGTTTTGATATCAGCCATACCCAGGGGGAAGAGACGGTTGCCTCCTGTGTGGTGTTTGATGCGAACGGACCGCTTCCTGCAGAATACCGCCGCTTTGATATTAAAGATATCGTCGGCGGGGATGATTACGCGGCGATGGAGCAGGTGCTCACACGCCGCCTTCGTCGGCAAAAGGCGGACAATGCCCTGCCGGACATGATGATTGTCGATGGCGGCAAGGGGCAATATGCGGTGGCGCAGCGCGTTTTTGAAGCACTTCAGATTAAAGGGGTTGTATTACTCGGCATTGCCAAGGGGCCTGACCGGCGTGCGGGCTTTGAGCGCCTTATCCTTGGGGATGCGGGGCATGAAATTACGCTGCCGGCCGAAAGCCCCGCGCTGCACCTTTTGCAGCATATTCGTGATGAGGCGCACCGCTTTGCCATTACGGCGCACCGCAAAAAACGCGCGCGCCAGAGCCTGCATTCGCGGCTTGAGGACATCGAAGGGATAGGCAGCGCCAGACGCCAGTCGCTGTTGCGCCGTTTTGGCGGCATGCGCGGACTGCTTGGGGCTTCGGTTGAAGAAATCGCAAGAGTAAAGGGTATTGGCCCTTTACTGGCGGGAAAAATATGGGAGTTTCTGCATCCTGACAGAGAATCTCCTCAAGTTTTGTCGGATTAA
- the letA gene encoding two-component system response regulator LetA, which yields MIKVLIVDDHALVRMGIRRLLDDLPDVEVVADAESGEQALQMVKQHQPHVVLLDMKMPGIDGWEVTRRLKKSSPQVKVIAVTAVCAEPLPARVLQLGAMGYLTKECGAGEMAAAIRRVYQGEKYLSAEIARKMAISSLEEPRESPFSQLSEREMQVMLMITSGMMVQDIANRLFLSTKTINGYRYRIFEKLCVKNDVELTFLAMQHRVIERPGESDSPS from the coding sequence TTGATTAAAGTACTCATTGTCGATGACCATGCACTGGTTCGGATGGGTATTCGGCGTTTACTGGATGATTTGCCTGATGTGGAAGTGGTGGCTGACGCTGAAAGCGGCGAGCAGGCCTTACAGATGGTGAAGCAGCACCAGCCGCATGTGGTATTGCTTGATATGAAAATGCCAGGCATTGATGGCTGGGAAGTCACACGGCGTCTTAAAAAATCGAGTCCCCAGGTGAAAGTGATAGCCGTAACCGCCGTGTGTGCAGAGCCGCTGCCAGCGCGCGTTTTACAACTGGGCGCCATGGGGTATCTGACCAAGGAGTGCGGTGCAGGTGAGATGGCGGCCGCCATTCGCCGGGTGTATCAGGGCGAAAAATACCTGAGCGCTGAAATTGCTCGAAAAATGGCAATCAGCAGCCTCGAGGAGCCGCGTGAATCACCGTTCAGTCAGCTCTCCGAGCGTGAAATGCAGGTCATGCTCATGATAACGAGCGGCATGATGGTGCAGGATATCGCCAACCGTTTGTTTCTAAGCACAAAAACCATTAATGGATACCGTTATCGCATTTTTGAAAAGCTTTGCGTGAAGAACGATGTGGAGCTGACGTTTCTCGCGATGCAGCACCGTGTGATTGAGCGCCCGGGCGAATCCGACAGTCCCTCCTGA